One stretch of Nitratiruptor tergarcus DSM 16512 DNA includes these proteins:
- a CDS encoding cupin domain-containing protein, translating into MAKVIKTGIRDEKTIKETLQKEGFFNIFTWHDEPHTSYPVHSHPHYEVRWIIDGVLEITQDGKTIRLQPGDRLESEPNTPHSAFTPTGTIYVCASR; encoded by the coding sequence ATGGCTAAGGTTATAAAAACCGGTATAAGAGACGAAAAAACAATCAAAGAGACTCTCCAAAAGGAGGGTTTCTTCAATATCTTCACATGGCATGACGAGCCACATACAAGCTATCCAGTGCATTCACATCCACACTATGAAGTGCGATGGATAATTGATGGTGTTTTAGAAATTACACAAGATGGTAAGACGATAAGATTACAGCCAGGTGATCGCTTAGAGAGCGAGCCAAATACTCCTCATAGTGCCTTTACTCCTACTGGTACAATATATGTTTGTGCGTCCCGGTAG
- the fusA gene encoding elongation factor G — translation MARKTPIEKVRNIGIAAHIDAGKTTTTERILYYTGISHKIGEVHEGAATMDWMDQEKERGITITSAATTCFWKDHQINIIDTPGHVDFTIEVERSMRVLDGAVAVFCAVGGVQPQSETVWRQANKYHVPRIVFVNKMDRIGADFFNVENQIRERLKANPVPIQIPIGAEDNFRGVVDLVEMKGIVWDDETMGAKYEVIDIPEDLKEKAEEYREKLIEAVAETDEELLDKYLGGEELTIEEIKKGIKKGTLDMTITPMLCGSAFKNKGVQTLLDAVVDYLPAPTEVSWIKGIDPKTGEEVSVESTDNGPFAALAFKIMTDPFVGQLSFIRVYRGQIASGSYVLNSTKEKKERVGRLLKMHANKREEIKELPAGEIGAVVGLKYTLTGDTLCDENHPVILEKMEFPEPVISVAVEPKTKADQEKMATALAKLAEEDPSFRVHTDEETGQTIISGMGELHLEIIVDRMKREFKVDAEVGQPQVAYRETIKAPVDQEYKYAKQSGGRGQYGHVFIKLEPQEPGKGYEFVNNITGGVIPKEYIPAVDKGIQEAMQNGVVAGYPVVDVKATLYDGSYHDVDSSEMAFKIAGSMAFKEAAKKANPVLLEPIMKVEVEVPEEYMGDVIGDINRRRGQVQSMEDRAGNKIVTAMVPLAEMFGYSTDLRSFTQGRGTYSMEFDHYEEVPKNVADEIIKKRNG, via the coding sequence ATGGCAAGAAAGACTCCTATAGAAAAGGTTAGAAATATAGGTATTGCTGCACATATTGATGCAGGAAAAACCACTACGACAGAGCGAATTCTCTACTACACAGGAATCTCTCATAAAATAGGTGAGGTGCACGAAGGTGCTGCGACAATGGACTGGATGGATCAGGAAAAAGAGCGCGGTATCACCATTACTTCTGCTGCAACTACATGTTTTTGGAAAGATCACCAAATTAACATTATCGATACTCCAGGACACGTGGACTTTACAATTGAAGTTGAGCGAAGTATGCGTGTTCTTGATGGTGCTGTAGCAGTTTTTTGTGCTGTTGGTGGTGTGCAGCCTCAGTCTGAGACAGTATGGAGACAGGCAAATAAATACCATGTTCCAAGAATCGTTTTTGTAAACAAAATGGATAGAATTGGAGCAGACTTTTTCAATGTTGAAAATCAGATTCGTGAAAGACTCAAAGCTAATCCAGTTCCTATTCAGATTCCTATAGGTGCAGAAGACAACTTCCGTGGAGTTGTTGATCTTGTAGAGATGAAAGGAATTGTCTGGGATGATGAGACAATGGGAGCAAAATATGAAGTAATCGATATCCCAGAAGATCTTAAAGAAAAAGCAGAAGAGTATAGAGAAAAACTTATCGAAGCTGTTGCTGAAACTGATGAAGAGCTTTTAGATAAATATCTTGGTGGTGAAGAGCTTACAATAGAAGAGATCAAAAAAGGTATCAAAAAAGGTACTCTAGATATGACTATCACGCCAATGCTTTGTGGTAGTGCATTTAAAAATAAAGGGGTACAAACACTCCTTGATGCAGTTGTTGATTATCTTCCAGCCCCAACAGAAGTTAGCTGGATCAAAGGAATTGATCCAAAAACGGGAGAGGAAGTAAGTGTTGAATCTACAGACAATGGGCCATTTGCTGCACTTGCATTCAAAATTATGACAGACCCATTTGTTGGACAGCTCTCATTCATTCGAGTCTATAGAGGACAGATTGCTAGCGGAAGCTATGTACTTAACTCAACAAAAGAGAAAAAAGAGCGCGTTGGTCGACTTCTCAAAATGCATGCAAATAAGCGTGAAGAGATTAAAGAGCTTCCAGCAGGTGAGATTGGTGCAGTTGTTGGACTTAAATATACACTAACTGGTGATACTCTTTGTGATGAAAATCATCCAGTTATTTTGGAAAAGATGGAGTTCCCAGAGCCAGTTATCTCTGTTGCAGTTGAGCCAAAAACAAAAGCAGACCAAGAGAAAATGGCTACAGCATTAGCGAAACTTGCAGAAGAGGATCCAAGCTTTAGAGTTCATACTGATGAAGAGACTGGTCAGACAATTATTTCTGGTATGGGCGAATTGCACCTTGAAATCATCGTTGATCGAATGAAGCGTGAATTTAAAGTAGATGCAGAAGTTGGTCAGCCACAAGTTGCATATAGAGAAACTATCAAAGCTCCTGTTGATCAAGAGTACAAATATGCAAAACAGTCTGGTGGTCGTGGTCAATATGGTCATGTATTTATCAAACTTGAACCACAAGAGCCTGGTAAAGGGTATGAGTTTGTAAACAACATCACCGGTGGTGTTATTCCAAAAGAGTATATCCCAGCAGTTGATAAAGGTATCCAAGAGGCAATGCAAAACGGTGTTGTAGCTGGATATCCAGTAGTTGATGTAAAAGCTACACTTTATGATGGAAGCTACCACGATGTTGACTCTAGTGAAATGGCATTTAAAATCGCTGGATCTATGGCTTTTAAAGAAGCAGCGAAAAAAGCAAATCCGGTACTTCTTGAGCCAATCATGAAAGTAGAGGTCGAAGTTCCGGAAGAGTACATGGGTGATGTGATTGGTGATATCAACAGAAGACGTGGTCAAGTACAAAGCATGGAAGATAGAGCAGGTAACAAAATCGTAACTGCTATGGTTCCACTTGCAGAGATGTTTGGATATTCAACTGATTTACGATCTTTCACACAGGGTCGAGGTACTTACTCTATGGAATTTGATCATTATGAAGAGGTACCTAAAAACGTTGCAGATGAGATCATCAAAAAACGTAATGGCTAA
- the rpsG gene encoding 30S ribosomal protein S7: protein MRRRRAPVREVMPDPIYGSKLVTKFINKLMWDGKKSVAQKIFYNALKLIEEKDKEAKGIDVFNEAIENVKPLLEVKSRRVGGATYQVPVEVRPVRQQSLAIRWIVDAARNRNERTMAERLANELLDAANKRGAAYKKKEDTYKMAEANKAFAHYRW from the coding sequence GTGAGAAGAAGAAGAGCGCCAGTACGAGAAGTAATGCCGGATCCTATTTATGGCAGTAAATTGGTAACAAAGTTTATTAATAAATTGATGTGGGACGGAAAGAAAAGTGTTGCACAAAAGATTTTTTACAATGCATTGAAGTTAATTGAAGAAAAAGACAAAGAAGCAAAAGGTATTGATGTCTTTAATGAAGCGATTGAAAATGTTAAACCTTTGCTTGAAGTAAAAAGTAGAAGAGTAGGCGGGGCGACTTACCAAGTACCGGTTGAAGTAAGACCAGTAAGGCAACAATCTCTAGCAATTAGATGGATAGTGGATGCAGCCAGAAACAGAAATGAACGTACAATGGCTGAGCGTTTGGCAAATGAACTTCTTGATGCTGCGAATAAACGCGGAGCAGCATATAAGAAGAAAGAAGATACTTACAAAATGGCAGAAGCCAATAAAGCATTTGCACACTACAGATGGTAA
- the rpsL gene encoding 30S ribosomal protein S12: protein MPTINQLVRKERKKVIKKSKSPALVKCPQRRGVCTRVYTTTPKKPNSALRKVAKVRLTSGYEVISYIPGEGHNLQEHSIVLVRGGRVKDLPGVKYHIVRGALDTAGVANRKKSRSKYGTKKPK, encoded by the coding sequence GTGCCTACAATCAACCAGTTGGTAAGAAAAGAGAGAAAAAAGGTCATTAAAAAGTCTAAATCGCCTGCTCTTGTAAAATGCCCTCAAAGAAGAGGAGTATGTACAAGAGTTTATACTACTACACCTAAAAAACCAAACTCTGCACTTCGTAAAGTTGCAAAGGTAAGACTTACTTCAGGATATGAGGTAATTAGCTATATTCCAGGTGAAGGTCACAACCTCCAAGAACACTCTATTGTTCTAGTACGTGGTGGTAGGGTAAAAGACTTACCAGGTGTGAAATATCACATTGTTAGAGGAGCACTCGATACTGCGGGTGTTGCAAACAGAAAGAAATCACGATCAAAATACGGTACTAAAAAACCAAAATAA